A portion of the Krasilnikovia cinnamomea genome contains these proteins:
- a CDS encoding tetratricopeptide repeat protein, with protein MAGFSKHRWPADGPERELLEYLDELHRAHGQPSMARIGKAVGLAAGTVSAFFTAARPIGPERLEAVVGFLGGDAARAERLRRSAATVRNDRRAGLPVPAARSGSGPGWSAAATDDSTTRLDVILFDTAANRLNRPELMVGRQRLIETVTAWLDVNGRVLLYGLGGAGKTAIAATVADRYVDAHRGPYVWMRVGDADADVVLDGLARCLSTAFGTGGALPPPGDARLLAIEGQVSRAGIGLCVLDDVWNPAALHTVLQAIPANVAVLVTSRLRLGVEHQVEVDGLEAGEAVRLLAHHAHDDAVAAHPDAEALCRDLRFHPYLIEIAGHRLRQYALTPAELRRDVDGSPHELEMPAGFAAPGRQSGRRLLDTTIGALPHADARDALAAVGALFSGSVTPELLSCYLGVGLGRSRSALNALVDVSFAKRSGGTYVIHDLTVSYARTVLRDDGAGAKSAVAAVRDFVAAYADDHEVIARDLDNIVAAAGRARHSAVEDFVAIVETLAARGYLDTHGHTLALLRLLDAAIDLSRAQPGTERLHLLLSKRGNASFNAGEFDEAVGFYRDALALAPTAQRRVIMLSVIAKALAEAGRHEPAEETFAEAYALAEAEADEVGTMRVLEAHSVAAFRRHDYARVRELTERGVQLSRALGDRAAEAIFLNNLGSATFELGVETALRYHHEAKAIAVDTSNEHILAITHRCIGADYHAQEQFDRARQNFAEALRLYGRLGQTQREAKVRQLMRQFGYLTPAD; from the coding sequence GTGGCCGGATTCAGCAAGCACCGGTGGCCGGCCGACGGCCCGGAGCGCGAGCTGCTGGAGTACCTGGACGAGCTGCACCGCGCGCACGGCCAGCCCTCGATGGCCCGCATCGGCAAGGCGGTGGGGCTGGCGGCCGGCACGGTGTCGGCCTTCTTCACCGCGGCCCGCCCGATCGGGCCGGAACGGCTGGAGGCCGTCGTCGGGTTCCTGGGCGGTGACGCGGCGCGCGCGGAGCGGCTGCGGCGTTCGGCCGCCACGGTCCGCAACGACCGGCGCGCCGGCCTGCCGGTCCCGGCCGCGCGGTCCGGTTCTGGGCCCGGCTGGTCGGCCGCCGCCACCGACGACAGTACGACGCGGCTCGACGTCATCCTGTTCGACACCGCCGCGAACCGGCTGAACCGCCCGGAGCTGATGGTCGGCCGGCAGCGCCTCATCGAGACGGTGACCGCCTGGCTGGACGTCAACGGCCGGGTCCTGCTGTACGGGCTGGGCGGCGCGGGCAAGACCGCGATCGCGGCGACCGTCGCCGACCGGTACGTCGACGCGCACCGGGGCCCGTACGTCTGGATGCGCGTCGGCGACGCGGACGCCGACGTCGTCCTGGACGGGCTGGCGCGGTGCCTGTCCACGGCCTTCGGTACCGGGGGTGCCCTGCCGCCGCCGGGTGACGCCCGCCTGCTGGCGATCGAGGGTCAGGTGTCGCGGGCCGGGATCGGCCTGTGCGTCCTCGACGACGTGTGGAACCCGGCCGCCCTGCACACCGTCCTGCAGGCGATACCGGCGAACGTCGCGGTCCTGGTCACCTCCCGGCTCCGGCTGGGCGTCGAGCACCAGGTGGAGGTGGACGGGCTCGAGGCGGGCGAGGCGGTACGGCTGCTCGCCCATCACGCGCACGACGACGCCGTCGCGGCGCATCCCGACGCCGAGGCGCTGTGCCGGGACCTGAGATTCCACCCCTACCTGATCGAGATCGCCGGGCACCGCCTGCGCCAGTACGCGCTGACCCCGGCCGAACTGCGCCGCGACGTCGACGGCTCCCCGCACGAGCTGGAGATGCCCGCCGGGTTCGCCGCCCCCGGGCGGCAGAGCGGCCGGCGGCTGCTGGACACCACGATCGGCGCGCTGCCCCACGCCGACGCCCGGGACGCGCTGGCCGCGGTCGGCGCGCTGTTCAGCGGCAGCGTCACACCGGAGCTGCTCTCCTGCTACCTGGGCGTCGGCCTGGGCCGATCCCGGTCGGCGCTCAATGCCCTGGTCGACGTGAGCTTCGCGAAGCGCTCGGGCGGCACGTACGTCATCCATGATCTGACCGTGAGCTACGCCCGCACGGTGTTGCGGGACGACGGCGCCGGGGCGAAGTCGGCGGTGGCCGCCGTCCGCGATTTCGTGGCGGCCTACGCCGACGACCACGAGGTGATCGCCCGCGACCTCGACAACATCGTGGCGGCCGCGGGCCGGGCCCGGCACAGCGCGGTCGAGGACTTCGTCGCGATCGTGGAGACCCTGGCCGCGCGCGGATACCTCGACACCCACGGGCACACCCTGGCACTGCTGCGGCTGCTCGACGCGGCCATCGACCTGAGCCGGGCCCAACCCGGCACCGAACGGCTGCATCTGCTGCTGAGCAAGCGCGGCAACGCCAGCTTCAACGCCGGCGAGTTCGACGAGGCGGTCGGCTTCTACCGGGACGCGCTCGCGCTGGCGCCGACCGCGCAACGCCGAGTGATCATGCTCAGTGTCATCGCCAAGGCCCTGGCCGAGGCCGGGCGGCACGAGCCGGCCGAGGAGACGTTCGCCGAGGCGTACGCGCTGGCCGAGGCCGAGGCGGACGAGGTCGGCACGATGCGGGTGCTGGAGGCGCACAGCGTCGCGGCGTTCCGGCGACACGACTATGCCCGGGTGCGGGAGCTGACCGAGCGCGGCGTCCAGCTCAGCCGCGCCCTGGGTGACCGGGCGGCGGAGGCCATCTTCCTCAACAACCTCGGCTCGGCCACCTTCGAGCTGGGTGTCGAGACCGCGTTGCGCTACCACCACGAGGCGAAGGCGATCGCCGTGGACACCAGCAACGAACACATCCTCGCCATCACCCACCGGTGCATCGGCGCCGACTACCACGCCCAGGAGCAGTTCGACCGGGCCCGGCAGAACTTCGCCGAGGCGCTGCGACTCTACGGGCGGCTGGGCCAGACCCAACGCGAGGCGAAGGTGCGCCAGCTCATGCGCCAGTTCGGCTATCTGACACCGGCGGACTGA